One Desmodus rotundus isolate HL8 chromosome 10, HLdesRot8A.1, whole genome shotgun sequence genomic window, tctctgCTGCGTCCAGCACGGGCCTGAGGGCGGCTCACACAGGTCTGGGGATTGGCCGCAGGTCTGGGCTGTGGGCGCCGGGGGACGGGCCCAGCTGCCCACAGAGCCACTGCACAGAGGGGTCTGGACCCGCTGTGGGGAGGGGTAGACgagtggagggagaggaagcagggccaggaaggggaggaggcagctAGCCATTAAGCCCTGATTGCGGGCTGGGGGGTGTGGAGGAAGGGCAGCTGCACCTGCAAGGGTCTGACctggctctccctcccccaggccttgTGGTCCTGCTGATGCTCCCGAGCTGTAAGTGGccccttgggggggggggctgttgtGCTGAGGGAGACCTGGCAGGGGGCCCCTCCATGTTCTTCCGTGATTCAGAAGGCTCAGAAATATGAACATTCGTTAAACGAAAGTGATAAGTATTTTCATGTTTACCTTGCTAGTCTCtacttttctgtatatttgaaatttttcaaaataaaaatcaaaggccCAGGTTccatgggggctgggggagacccAGTGGCCAGTGGATGAGCAGTGCCCAGGTTCTCCCTGCAGGAAGGCGGAAAATCAggcggaggggagggggaggactcCTGGTCCCCAGACACGGTGCCCAGCTTGGGGGACAGGCCAGGGGTCCGGGATGCTGCCTCCCTGGGTGGGCTATGAATCCGGGGCACCCCCACAGGAAGGCAGGGGTCAGGCCCAGGACCCACTACAGGCCCTGCCAGGCTTCTGAAGGCCAGGATCTCCCCACACAGCCACCCTGGggcactccctcctccccttcccaacctccaggaagccttccttctGTGCAGGGGGATCCGTTCCTTCATCATCAGGCCGGGAGCTCCGGAGGCACAGGCTCCTGTGCCACACCTTCCGTGCACAGTTCGAGCTCCACTCACAGGCCTGCCCCTGGTGCTGGGCCCAGGGCTCAGCAGCCAGAGGGGCCCTGGTGGAAGCCTGGCCCAGGCCCCACCTGACTTCTCCTGCAGGTGCTGCCTACACACTGGCCTGCTGCTACACCAGCCGGTCCCAGTACCGCCAGGGGGCCAGCAGCTGCTTCCCAGATGCCATCGATCCCTTCCTCTGCACCCACATCATCTACAGCTTTGCCAACATCAGCAACAATGAGATTGACCCCTGGGAGTATGACATGCTGAACACACTCAAGAACAGGttgggccctgggctggcccGGCAGGAGGCAGATGGAGGGTCTGCGGCACCTCCACTCTGGAGTGAGGCATagggcgccccccaccccacacccacctctgtgTAGAGAGTCTGAGGCCTCAGCTGACATGGGAGCAGGTGGTAAGGGCGGCTCTGGGGGTGAAGGTGGAAGCTGCTGCAGGCAGGGAGCCCTCCTCTCCCTGAGATGTCTCTCTGAGGGGCGAGGGCGTGGCGCACAACTCTGTTTAACAGTCAGCGAACTTGAGGCTGAGACGCTGCATCGCACGGGCGGAAGGACCTTAGAGACTGAACACGGGGCCACCCGATGTCGTGGCACCTTCACCCAACCGGCCCTCCGGCCCCCTCGCACCCCGAAGGAACCCCACCCTGAAGACCCTGCTGTCTGTTGGAGGGTGGAACTTCGGCTCTCAAAGGTAGGACCCGCTCCCCAGGGGGTGATGGCTCAGGAGTGGGGAGGCACAGATATCCCCGTACTCACGGAAGGAGGGTACTGGGGCCCCGCCTGGTTAAGGCCGCGGCCTTGAGCACGAGCGAGAAACCAAGCCACGGAGTGACGAGGGCTTCAGGAGCATCACACACCCACTGCCCGTGGACCTCCTAGCTCCGTTCACCATGGCAGCAGAGGATCTCTAGCCACCCAACCTCTGCCACCTCTGgggacagacagagagggagggaaaaaatgggaaaccCAGGGGTGGAGGTCCTGGGAGGACGCCCAGGAGCGGTGCAGCGGGATAAGGCCTTCCGCtgcggcggggcgggggcggtgggCGTGGCGGTGGGCGTGACCTCCAGAGCTCAGGTGTTCTGAGCGTTGCTCACTGTCAGGCAGCCTTCTGGCCGTTTTCCTAGCACTTTGCACATTTATTGTGCGAACCCCCATTTTACGGACACGATAACTGAGGCTCAGGTTATAATCTGCGGGAGGCTTGATCAGAAGGTGACTCATCGCAGCTTGGAAACCGGGAGCGTCCGGCGCCAAAGCACACGCTGAGAAGTGTTGCCCCAGAGTCTGCTGGGGCGCGGGGCGTGGGCTCCCTGCTCCTCCCGCACAGAAGCAGCTCCGGAGGGCCACCACCCCCAGAATCTCAGTGCTAAGCACTCTTCTGGGGTGACTTTCGTCCCAGATTTTCCAAAAAAGCTTCCAACACCCAGCGTCGCAGGGCGTTCACCAGATCGGTGCCACCGTTCCTGAGGACATGTGGCTTTGACGGGCTGGACCTCGCCTGGCTCTACCCTGGACGGGGGGACAGGCGGCATCTCACCACTCTGGTCAAGGTGCTGGTCGGCTCTGGgacaggcagggaggtgggtgggtagCAGGAGGGGGCGGACAGAAGCTGTCTGTCCAGATGTCCTCCTGAGAGCAGAGGAGCAGGACTGGGGCCCCCAGACCTCAGGGCCCTGGGACCCGGTGCAGAACGAAGACCCACGTGCCAGAGCCCTGAGACATCGCTGAGCAAGAAGACCCCCTGTGACCATGGTGGGTGGTGGGGTGTGGTCCTAGGAAGCAGAAGGTCACTAAGCAGAGCACCCACACAGATAGTGGGGTGTCACTGCCCCTGTGCAGTCCCAAAGCAATGCGCTGCATCGGGGACTCTCAGCCACTGGGCTCCATACAGGTAACTGGAGCCCAGGCATCTCCAGTCACCCCAGGGGCAGGGTGATTGTACAGCAGCCGTACAGCCACTTCAGTTCCGTGGCCTCGTGTGCCAGCTGTGACAAGGCAGGGACCAGAAGGCAAACTTCTTCCAACATCAGCTGCAGTCCCACAGGACCTCCTCTCCAGCACGAGTAGCAGGAGATGGCACTGAGTGGAGACGGGGTGGACACGAGATGGGCCCACACAGTtgtgcaggggaagggagagcgaGGCTGAGGACAGGGCCGCTGACAGGCCCCTGTCTTGCCACTGAGCCTCACACAGGCCAGGGTCCCAGCAGGGGGGCGGCTGTGAGGAGCTGAGGGCCTGGCCTCCCTCTGCGGGGCTCCCTGCCCACTGCCAGGATCCCGTCCACTCACCCGCCTCTCTCCCACCCAGGAGATGAAGGCCGAGTTTGTGAAGGAAGCCCGGCAGGGCTCGGACCAGCTGCTCCTCAGCACCGCGGTGCCCGCTGGGAAGGTGGCCCTGGACAGAGGCCACGATGTTGCCCAGCTAGCCCAGCGAGtccccatctgtctgtcccaggGCATAGTAATCCCTGTCCTTCCTTTTCCACTTGGAGTTCTTAGCAGTGCAGGGAGCTGCAGTGCAGGTATCtgtggaaaaggaagagggagacgCTGTCAAACCCACAGCCAGGACTGGGCACTTCCCAcagctgggcaggcagaggaTGTTCGTCCCTGGGAAGCAAAGCCATGGCGAGGCTGCTCTCCCTTTCCAGGAGGCCAGGGCACCCGCAGAGCATCTCTCTGCCCCTCGGCCCACACCCTCACCCTGAGCGAGGAGGAGCtgccccaccaccaccagcagcctgACAGCGGGTGGAGCGAAGGCCTGGGTCTGGGGAAACCGGGACTAGAGAACAAGGGCTCTTCCCCAGGAGTCCTCTGTACAATTTCAGGGAGGTGGAGACTCAGAGCTTAAGTGGACCAGGTAGAGGGTAGAAATGAGAGAGCCCTCTCACGTCTTCCCCCGACACCTGATGCTCAAGTTCACGAATCCACCTGCAGCCCCTCTCTTAGGTGTGTGGTCGCAGGTCCAGGTGCCTTTGTGCTTCTGCTTCCTCACAAGCTGTCGCTGATGACGCTTCATCGGCTCTCAGCAAGATGAACACGCTGGCCTGCAGGGTCCAGCAGGCGGGACAGCGGACCCCTGGGCACAGCAGGGGTTTGGGTGGATGGCCTGTCTCTCAGCTACCTGGCTGCCGGCTCACATCCCGCGGGGCTGGTAGTCATGAGGCCAAGAGCGTtattcccccctctccccccatctcCTCTGCCACAGACACCTGGACTTCATCAGCCTCATGACTTATGACTTCCATGGAGCCTGGCGCCAGAGCACCGGCCACCACAGCCCCCTATTCTGAGGCCTGGAGGTGGCAAGTGCTGACAGATTCAGCAACACtgtgagtgtggggtgggggcgtcCTGGCCAGCTCCACGTGCCACCCTCCACTCCTCAGTCGGCCTGCGGGCAGGGGTTAGGGGCCACATCCTCCATGAGGACCCTGAGACCCAGAGGTCTGGGAACAGAGGGAGCCGGGCCTCTCCTGACGGGCCACAGAGGGGCCGTGCAATCAGTGGGGGGACGAGAGCACGGCTAGGCTGAGGAGGTGGGTCTGGCCTGGACAGGCCGCGTGCCCACCTTAGAGCCTGAGCCCACCGCCCGGCTGCTGCAAACGTGTCCCAGTGACACTCCCTGCCAGCACCATGGCCTTTTGAGAATGAGACTGCGGTGTACTCCAGACTGAGGTGATGCGTTCTGGGCAGGAACATGCAGGGGCGGAATGGCCTTCCCAAGCCCAATGGCTCCACTGTCCCCCGTCCCCCCAGGACTACGCCGTGGGCTACGTGCTGAGGCTGGGGGTCCCGGCGAAAAAGCTGCTGATGGGCATTCCCACCTTTGGGAGGAGCTTCAAGCTGGCCTCTTCTGAGACAGGTGTGGGGGCCCCCAGCTCGGGGCCGGGGACACTAGGCCAGTTCACGCAGGAGGAAGGGACACTCGCCTACTATGAGGTGTGTCCTGGGGAGAAGATGGgcctcccacctcacccccttCTGCTCTCcctggaataaaaataatgttccaAGGGACTAGCCCCACAggatggggggagtggggtgaggcACACCCTGTCTGCCTCTGGCCGCCAGTCTTGGGGTACTCACACGACTTGGGGACACTTACATCTGTTTTACGTGAACTTGCGGGAAGCCAGcagtgggggacagaggggggtCACCACTGTAGCCTGTGGGCCTGAGAGGGACTCAAGGAGCGGCACCCTGTGACCTGCAGTCTCAGCGCCGCCCCCacgcccctgccctgctctctgctcagATCTGCGACTTTCTTCGAGGAGCCACGGTGCACAGGCTCCCCAGCCAGCGGGTCCCCTATGCCACCACGGGCAACCAGGGGGTGGGGTACAACGACCAGGAGAGTGTCGAAACCAAGGTAGGACCCCGGCCACGTCCCGGGgcgaagagggagaggaggaccTGCAGGTGTGAGTGACCCGGAGTGTCTCCCCAAGGGAGGGGCCCAGACAGCaggctccaccccccaccccaaccctgccTCCTGCGCTACCCCCGACAGGTGCGGTACCGGAGGAACAGGGAGCTGGCTGGAGCCATGGTGTGGGCTCTGGACTTGGACGACTTCCAGGGCAACTTCTGTGGCCAGAACCTGCACTTCCCTCTCACAAGTGCCATCAAGGATGCCCTCGCTGCAGCTTAGCGCTCTGCTCTCTGGCACACGCAGAGCAGGGGTGCCCCTGGCACTGCCGTCTTGCTGCTCAGAGGGCGGTCACCTGCCCTGCTGAGCCCCGTGTCCTCCCCTGGGGCCCACACAGAGGCCGCAGCTCTGAGCGCAGCTACGTGGACACGCAGGAGGCTGCCGGGCAATGAGAGCTGGGGACCCAGAGTGTCAGACACATAGCCGAGAAGTGAAAGCGCTCGGTGACCCCCAAGCCCAGCTCCCTTCCCGGGGCCTCCTGCCTGAGGCCCTGGCCCAGCACCAGGCTTTGTCCAGGAAGTGGTGACCACGCCTTCCGCAAAGCCCACCTTCCAACCTGCACCTCGTGTCTCCCTTCCTGGCTCCGCAGCTGCTCAATAAAGCGCCAGAGCTCCAGAGTGCCCGCTTGCCCGTCTGCCCCCACTGGGCTCCTGTCCCCCAGGCTGAGGGCCCTGAGCTTGCAGAAGGGGACACAGAGTCCCAAAGGGAGGCCAGTGTCAGCCCCCCCCACTCTCTCCTGGGACACCCTCAGCGGAGACCAAGGCTCCTCCACACAGGCCGGCCCGGGGCACGTGGTGGGCGGCACAGGAAGGGGGGACGGCCTGCCTGGTGTCCAGAGTCCAGAGGCAACTAAGGTCCCAGGGCCCCATCTGTGCAGTTTGGACTCAGGGACCTGGCCTAGGGGCTCAGGGGACCCACTCGAGGAGCAGGGACGGGAATGCCTATGGCCACCCTGAAATCTGAGCTCGACGAAGCCGGGCAGATACAACTGGTCCCGAGGGCACGGCCCGGCCAAAGGCAAAgacagtggggacctggccagcgCCTCAAGGGGACGTGACATTCTGCAGCTGGCCAGTGGGGCCAAGCATTCTCTggccccagactcctgcccaccccccacccccacccaagggTCTTTGAAAGCCCAGGGCTGTGAGCCCCCAGGGCAGCTatcctgccaccccaaccccttGGGGCCACCCTTCCCCGACTGGGACAGCTCGGCAGGGCTGACTCAGGGCTCTGCAGTTCGTCACACTCACTTATAGCTGCAGGctcagagggcagggtggggaccgGGCCTCCAGGACCCGCCCCTGCCCGGCAGGACACTGAGTCACCTGGCAGAGGCCACGGGCACTGGGGCCCCGCACGCCACTGCCCAGCAAGGGCAGCCAggggtgagaggcagccacactgtGGAGGCCTGGCTCCCAGGCCACAGGCCATGCCTGTGCCTGAGGACCCTGAATAGATCACacgtgtatttatttttaaattgcggGATGCACCACACGTGCTGGCACagaatgtgtgtttttaattGAAAGAATCGTTATACAGTGAAAACTGGTGCAGCCAGCACCCGAGACGGGAAACGAGACGTCATTCGAGGTCCTGGAACCCCGCCCAGAGGCGACCCCACCCCGGCCTCCCCTGTGGAGGGGCCTCGCGGACAGGACGCggccagctctgcctctcagGTGCCGGCACGCTCCGCACTCGCGGTCACTGCCGCATCCGCTGTGGAGGCCGCTCTTCCCCCAGGTGCCGGCCACTACAGATGACCCTGCGGCGGACTCTCTCCTGTGGTCGGAGCGTCTCTGTCCCACACACGTGTGTGACAGCTCACCGGGCGTCGCCGCAGGGTCCTGGGGGACCCGCGCTGCAAGGGCAGACCCCGTCTCACTGTCCCCGGAGGAACACCCCGGTTCACACTCCCGGTGACAATGAGAGCCCGTGCAGCCCCCTTCTCCCCGACACCTGGTGTCTCGGCTCACTGAAGGGCCGCCCACCCGAAGTCTTCAGTGGACAAGTGAGAGTctgtccccaccctgcttccTGCACCACAAACGCCCCACAGGCCCTGCTCCGAAGAGGCGGCGTGCCGGCTTCCCCCAGACCCTCTGCCACATCTGCCTGGCTGACCTGACCCCACCCCAAAGGCTAGGGGTCTGTCACCATGTGCTCTGTAACCAGTGGGGACTCGGAGGCCCAGAGAGTCCCTTGCCAGCATCCCCAAAAGAGGCAGCAACCACAGGCCTTAGACCCCTGCCTGGGATCCCGTCCCCAAAAGGCCTTCCTCGGCCCCACCCTGGAATCCCAAGTTCCTCCCTCTCTAGGGCCCTCAACCACCTACAGCACCAGGGAGACCCCCgggaaggggagggctggggcaaAGCTCCCCGGGGAAGGCTGTTTCaggctgcctgggccccagccccaggctgaggAGCTCTGGGCACACATGACCCCTGGGAGGCCAGCTGGGCCTAATCTGGGTTCACCCTCCAGATGGACACTCTCGTTCCCTCTGTCCTGACCCCTGGCACAGGCTCCTGGCAATGTCCCCTCTCACCCACCTGTGCCTTCCTCCCATCTGGGCACCAGCACCCTGACTGCGGAGAGCCAGCCGGGGTGACAGACGACGCAGCCTGCTCCTCAAGGGACCCTGTGGTCCCTCCCCCAGAGCTATTCCTGGCCTGAacgcctccccgccccccagtccCCCCACCTGACCTGACCCCACAGCTGGGAGCCatttggctgggggtggggcagccctgCCTATATAAGCCTGGACCTAGGTGTCCCAGGCACCCTGGAGGCCCAGACCCTCCACTGCGAGACCTCTGCCGGCCTGGACATGACAGGAACAGCCGCCTCAGAGGCCCCTGCCTCTGGTCCGGAGGAGAACACCTCCGAGGTGGCCCAGGTGCCCGCAGAGCCCCTGGAGGAAGGGGCAGCGATGCAGACAACGATGCAGGAAGAGCAGGCTCCCGCGGCAACACCTCAAGCACCTGCCCCTGCAGACACTAAACCTGCGCCTCCAAGCGAAGGTGACAAGAgatggggcaggtggaggggcaggcaggcatgGCCGGAGGAAGGGGGCTCCTGGCCAccatcctctcccctcctccccctgcagaCCTGCCCAGCGTCCCGCTGCTGCTGACCGTGGAGGACGTGAGTGACAGCTCGGTGACCGTGAGCTGGGAGCCCCCGGAGCggctgggcaggctggggctCCAGGGCTACCTGTTGGAGCTTCgcagggagggaggtgagctTGGGGCGAGGCCCTGCATGCACCCAGGCGggcgggtgggtggggggcagcagggacGAACCCCCAGTGCTGCTGTTGGTCAGTGGAGGGAGACACCTCTGAGAGAATGGAGGCGGGGGATGTCCGAACGACCTTTGGAGGGGCTCGTCCCCCAGCTCCAGGGAGCCCCTGAGAGATAGCACAGAAGACCGGACCTAGGCACTGCTCTGcggggggagtgagggaggggcccCATCTCAGAAGACCctgctgggggagggctgggggcagggggacagtgaGAGACTGTGAGGAGAAAGGGGACGGATTCTTGTCGTCCACTCCACAGCAGCCAAAGTCAGCCTGGGCTCTGCCAAGGACCCTACCTTCTATGTGAGCTAGCAAATGCGTCCCTCCTCCCTGAGCTTCAGCGGCCACACCTCTggccaccagtcagggctctaatGTCAGGTGTCTTCAATGCCGTTTGAAAATgagaggcagggaaagggagggaggggaaatagGCCCAGAGAGGGAGGTCAGCTTCTCCAATCACCAGCGAGAAGGGAAGCCCCGCAGAGCAGGGTGCCCATGACTCCCAAGCCAGGGCttcacaccccctcctcccccagcctcggAGTGGGTGCCCGTGAATGCCCGGCCCGTGATGGTGACCCAGCAGACCCTGCGGAACCTGGCCCTGGGAGACAAGTTCTTCCTGCGAGTGGCTGCCGTGAGTTCTGCAGGGGCCGGCCCACCAGCTGCGCTGGACCAGCCCGTGCACATCCGAGAGATCGTAGGTAAACCTTCcgtctcctgccccagcccttcccaggcaCCTTGTCTGGTGGACAGAGCAGCTGAGGCcagtgggcagagggaacagggccgtcattcccccaccccctaccacGTCGCACAGGACACATGCTGCCACATTCCCGCCTTAAAAAAGTTCCGGGTTCCACTATCAGCCTGTACACATTATCgatgtttatttataatttgcaTATGAACAGTTCTCAGAGCAGCTTATTATGAAGGAAAGTAcagtttctggaagaaaaaagtTCCAGGTTGCTCAGCAGCAACAGACTCTGGAGGCGCAAGAGGCCATTCCCCTGGGGGCCCAGCCCCAAGCACGGGGGGCTTCCTGGCCCCCCAGAATGAAGCTCAAGCTCCCCAGTTCACCTGCCAGTGCTAACAGTCATTCCATCCTTCCTCCTGCCTAATCTTCATCCCTCCAGTGGCCGTGAAAGCTCACTTCTGCCCATTCACGCGTTCCCCGGTGTCTCTGGTGGGAGGAAAACAAGGGCCCTCGAAAGGCCCGAGAAGGGTTCTCTATCCCCAGAGGGCAGCACCGCCCTGGGGACCTGAGCTGGTGGCTGAGATTTCTATTTGCGGTGCTGCCTCCCAGAGCCGGTCAGGTTTCAGTCTGCTAATGGCAGTGAGTCATTTGTTC contains:
- the CHI3L1 gene encoding LOW QUALITY PROTEIN: chitinase-3-like protein 1 (The sequence of the model RefSeq protein was modified relative to this genomic sequence to represent the inferred CDS: substituted 1 base at 1 genomic stop codon) — translated: MPLSAASSTGLRAAHTGLVVLLMLPSCAAYTLACCYTSRSQYRQGASSCFPDAIDPFLCTHIIYSFANISNNEIDPWEYDMLNTLKNRNPTLKTLLSVGGWNFGSQRFSKKASNTQRRRAFTRSVPPFLRTCGFDGLDLAWLYPGRGDRRHLTTLVKEMKAEFVKEARQGSDQLLLSTAVPAGKVALDRGHDVAQLAQHLDFISLMTYDFHGAWRQSTGHHSPLFXGLEVASADRFSNTDYAVGYVLRLGVPAKKLLMGIPTFGRSFKLASSETGVGAPSSGPGTLGQFTQEEGTLAYYEICDFLRGATVHRLPSQRVPYATTGNQGVGYNDQESVETKVRYRRNRELAGAMVWALDLDDFQGNFCGQNLHFPLTSAIKDALAAA